One Candidatus Neomarinimicrobiota bacterium genomic window, GATCCGAATAATAACTGATTCATTGCTGAATGACCATGACTTGACATAACAATCATTTCTGCCTGATTCTCTCTGGAATAGTTTATGATTTCTTTAAATGGAATTCCTTCTAATAAGTGATACTCGGCAACACAATTAGAAAGATACTCCAATACTTCTAATTCTAATTTATCAGATAATTCGTTTCTATTCCTTTCTAATTCATTCGGCAGTGATAATTGTTGATAATAAACGGGTGGAACTATATTGGGGTTTAGCACATGAATTAAGTCAATTTTCATATCAAATCCCTCGCTAAGCATTATTGCTTTCTCATAAGCGACTCGCGCTGAAGCTGAAAAAT contains:
- a CDS encoding universal stress protein, which produces MKRIVLTTDFSASARVAYEKAIMLSEGFDMKIDLIHVLNPNIVPPVYYQQLSLPNELERNRNELSDKLELEVLEYLSNCVAEYHLLEGIPFKEIINYSRENQAEMIVMSSHGHSAMNQLLFGSTVDKVVRKSPIPVLSVRDKSISFELP